The Fusarium musae strain F31 chromosome 10, whole genome shotgun sequence genome window below encodes:
- a CDS encoding hypothetical protein (CAZy:GH93), translating into MRFQSLLWGGLLSLSAVLAAPTANQEPATPAKRAVPTSTFSNNVIFSPPSNAGWTDPRVLYARSIQLSDGSLLATWENYSPEPPLVYFPIYRSTDGGVKWTQIGKVQDTVNNWGLRYQPDLYELPRAIGKYPKGTILCTGNSIPTDLSKTKIDVYASTDGGKTWKFASSIASGGEARPNNGLTPVWEPHMMVYQDKLVCYYADQRDPKHGQKLSHQTTTDLVNWSSLVNDVADSNYNARPGMPGITLLPNGQYIFVYETCGTQGCRIFYRLTSNPLNILAAKEYALVSNKGTRPVSSPTVVWSSVGGANGSIIVSAGSQSQIFVNKNLGAENSWVEFATPQPNAYTRGLMVFKENDNFLAIIGGGWLPPSSTNQVSLSVIDLTKTGL; encoded by the exons ATGCGCTTTCAATCTCTTCTCTGGGGAGGACTCTTGAGTCTCTCTGCAGTCCTCGCTGCCCCTACTGCAAACCAAGAGCCTGCTACACCCGCCAAGCGTGCTGTTCCTACTTCCACATTCTCCAATAATGtcatcttctctcctccttcCAACGCTGGCTGGACAGACCCTCGCGTCCTCTACGCCCGGTCCATTCAGCTCTCTGACGGCTCTCTGCTGGCAACCTGGGAGAACTACTCCCCGGAACCCCCACTGGTTTACTTCCCCATCTACCGTTCAACAGATGGTGGTGTAAAGTGGACCCAGATCGGAAAGGTTCAGGATACAGTCAACAACTGGGGATTGAGATACCAGCCAGACCTTTATGAGCTTCCAAGAGCAATTGGAAAGTATCCCAAGGGAACCATCCTTTGCACAGGAAACAGCATTCCCACGGATCtgagcaagaccaagattgATGTCTATGCTAGCACTGATGGTGGAAAGACCTGGAAGTTTGCTAGCAGCATTGCATCGGGCGGCGAAGCTCGTCCCAACAACGGTCTCACACCAGTCTGGGAGCCTCATATGAT GGTCTATCAGGACAAACTCGTTTGCTACTACGCTGATCAGCGTGACCCCAAGCACGGCCAGAAGCTCTCTCACCAAACCACTACTGATCTCGTCAACTGGTCTTCCCTCGTCAATGACGTTGCTGATAGCAACTACAACGCTCGCCCCGGTATGCCAGGAATTACTCTCCTCCCCAACGGCCAGTACATCTTTGTCTACGAGACCTGCGGTACCCAAGGCTGCAGAATCTTCTACCGTCTTACCTCCAACCCTCTAAACATCCTCGCAGCCAAGGAGTATGCTCTGGTTAGCAACAAGGGCACCCGCCCCGTCAGCTCTCCTACCGTTGTCTGGAGTTCGGTCGGAGGAGCCAACGGAAGTATCATCGTCAGTGCTGGAAGCCAGTCTCAGATCTTTGTCAACAAGAACCTCGGTGCTGAGAACTCTTGGGTCGAGTTTGCTACTCCTCAGCCTAATGCGTATACTCGTGGACTTATGGTGTTCAAGGAGAACGATAACTTCTTGGCTATTATTGGAGGCGGGTGGTTACCTCCCAGCAGCACCAACCAAGTTAGCCTGAGCGTTATAGACTTGACGAAGACCGGACTGTAG
- a CDS encoding hypothetical protein (EggNog:ENOG41) encodes MEPPRRTDDSAPANRQSGAKRLKIDVACDNCRAKKVKCDGVRPGQNGRPVAPPAQALPVQRQGSSSSPSMASPPVPILPAVNTYEPQLRRSMPLSLPPPPPPHHHSPVTSTPGSGPRPDSHSGQRNVGASVCSNSPSAVDSMTAVIDEGTSTEEFFGKSSAGSFTAQIKKAIDVRLGKPTSSSDNASNTSRSAGVMGSASVTSPDFSYVLPPRRQADHLIELYWFYVDPLYPFLDRNRWTRAYNAIFSGTTMDLNERVFVATLNVILALSTQLVESHSLEQREQSSETYFQRAQELLPMSPWEPGSLELVQCLLVTSQYLQSTYNPHQTWMVIGSAIRMAQGLGLHLPETSANRSDPGERELLRRIWYGCVLMDRMVSVTHGRPAMISLHPAKNVPHPAETSNAQNVMQGLEYYSFFVRSVRLYEIIHKTMIAFYDGSQGSKPKEKESHFDLEGLDGEDENLDRVVQLDRCISRWQSKLPDHLRWELLESNTDEIARRQAVILRMRFLHARILLLRPVLSRFCLTQSPQDKKSMDDNLQARVVQQGAMFCVTTAQNMINTLVKHQTLDGTVGLLPAWWYRVYYIYSAATVLIAAKLRPDVFSAMEIGRSWGQAISVLKAHEQFGQSPRRCVAALHILSSKILQATPRGSPGREAANNNRPGEGNNLSLPQQEMPNMEVPDLVQQLAEEFQTPIPDFNPQELAAFNLDVNDMSWLNDVQGVWELLNE; translated from the exons ATGGAGCCTCCACGACGAACAGATGACAGTGCCCCTGCTAATCGCCAGAGTGGGGCTAAACGCCTCAAGATTGATGTCGCTTGCGATAACTGCAgagccaagaaggtcaagtgTGACGGTGTACGACCAG GCCAGAATGGACGTCCTGTTGCTCCTCCAGCACAAGCATTACCTGTGCAAAGACAGGGTAGTTCTAGTTCTCCATCTATGGCAAGCCCACCTGTTCCGATTCTACCAGCCGTGAATACATACGAGCCTCAGCTGCGACGGTCTATGCCTCTGTCTCTgccgccaccaccaccgccacaTCATCACTCCCCAGTGACTTCTACCCCCGGCAGCGGCCCCAGGCCAGACTCGCATAGTGGTCAACGCAATGTCGGAGCTTCAGTTTGTTCAAACAGCCCTTCTGCTGTTGACTCCATGACAGCAGTCATCGATGAGGGGACGAGTACTGAGGAGTTCTTTGGGAAGAGCAGTGCGGGCTCTTTCACTGCccagatcaagaaggcaatCGACGTGAGGCTTGGGAAGCCTACAAGCTCAAGCGACAATGCGTCAAACACTTCTCGGTCGGCTGGGGTAATGGGCTCTGCCTCAGTCACATCACCAGACTTCTCTTACGTCCTACCGCCACGGAGGCAAGCCGATCATTTGATAGAGCTGTACTGGTTCTATGTTGATCCATTGTATCCTTTCCTGGATAGGAACCGATGGACTCGTGCTTAcaatgccatcttctccgGAACGACGATGGACCTGAATGAGCGAGTCTTCGTCGCTACACTGAATGTCATCTTAGCCCTATCCACCCAACTCGTCGAATCGCATTCGTTAGAACAGCGAGAGCAGTCGAGTGAGACATACTTCCAGAGGGCCCAGGAGTTATTGCCCATGAGCCCCTGGGAACCCGGATCTCTCGAGTTGGTGCAGTGTCTCCTGGTAACGAGCCAGTATCTTCAGAGTACATATAATCCTCATCAGACATGGATGGTTATTGGCTCTGCTATCAGGATGGCTCAAGGTTTGGGACTTCACCTGCCCGAGACCTCAGCGAATCGTTCGGACCCTGGCGAGCGAGAGTTGTTGCGCAGGATATGGTATGGATGTGTTCTGATGGATCG TATGGTATCTGTGACCCATGGTCGCCCTGCCATGATCTCCCTGCATCCTGCAAAGAACGTGCCACATCCAGCAGAAACATCAAACGCCCAGAACGTAATGCAAGGTTTGGAATATTACAGCTTCTTTGTGAGATCAGTGCGACTTTACGAGATCATCCACAAGACCATGATCGCGTTCTACGACGGCTCACAGGGCAGTAAGCCGAAGGAGAAGGAATCGCAttttgatcttgagggcTTGGATGGTGAGGATGAAAATCTGGATAGAGTGGTCCAACTGGATCGCTGTATCAGCAGATGGCAGTCAAAGCTACCAGACCATCTCAGGTGGGAGTTGTTAGAGTCAAATACGGATGAAATAGCACGGCGACAAGCTGTAATTCTACGGATGAG ATTCCTCCATGCCCGTATCCTGCTACTACGACCAGTCCTTTCCAGATTCTGTCTCACACAATCTCCCCAGGACAAAAAGTCCATGGACGATAACCTCCAAGCTCGTGTCGTCCAACAAGGCGCAATGTTCTGCGTCACAACAGCCCAGAACATGATCAACACTCTGGTGAAGCACCAGACACTAGATGGCACCGTTGGTCTGCTTCCGGCCTGGTGGTATCGAGTATACTACATCTACTCCGCTGCTACAGTACTGATCGCGGCCAAACTTCGACCAGATGTCTTTTCGGCCATGGAAATCGGGAGATCTTGGGGCCAAGCTATCTCAGTACTCAAGGCTCATGAGCAATTTGGTCAGTCTCCTCGCCGGTGCGTTGCCGCGCTACATATTCTTTCTTCAAAGATCTTGCAAGCAACGCCTCGTGGGTCACCGGGACGTGAAGCGGCAAACAACAATAGACCTGGCGAAGGGAACAACCTCAGTCTCCCTCAGCAAGAGATGCCGAATATGGAAGTTCCTGATCTTGTTCAGCAGCTCGCTGAAGAGTTCCAAACGCCAATACCAGACTTTAATCCTCAGGAACTAGCGGCTTTCAACTTGGATGTAAATGATATGTCATGGCTGAACGACGTTCAAGGAGTTTGGGAGCTTTTGAACGAATAA
- a CDS encoding hypothetical protein (EggNog:ENOG41), protein MNSRADPLLANIYDTLRKRFDPEDKTLFQIQVPTLLLDRSVFHYDGSDSDFTQMTKPSSVAEAEFSLTDGMLDLSNIVGGPNGNKLSEKYDQVLSNLISADEEANPDQANEALQQARKDLRSCVNRNMDDTEDIYPINLVPSDWAKNLSDPSQQDNAGGFQSQLQDAISRRSFLQARKDDLMAALGGLKPLQKAADDARAAVDAIEAEMAKLFTESAIQCIKLYFSQACSTEQDDIAAIRGLNDKNKIELSTLLQKYQEGPLSDEQWRFLLELQMKHVQNSNDLLKATEALNRAQLEVLQATPRDKGVELAGINDQIASFTVEIEKYQNMLRETGRQNYEETLHAFQGNTSTPGWETLTINSRTSTKTQSRLSCTSSSNLSWATNLLSFSESGITSFTTNGQKNTLSTENTDVKVVFNAKKVAIDRPWFKAQVLGKSTDPTANISASNAEDVRKLFASGSIIDITECQSPAWTTGFLVVQDMCITLTSHTTLQGSEVQDIDDCLSLGGSLLAFRAFKSDTDGNRGAGYGIKSDDKIIQIRISAPQILGWFTQISP, encoded by the coding sequence ATGAACTCCCGGGCAGACCCTCTCTTGGCCAATATCTACGACACGCTTCGGAAAAGGTTCGATCCTGAAGATAAGACTCTCTTCCAGATCCAGGTCCCCACTCTGCTTCTGGACAGAAGCGTCTTCCACTACGATGGAAGCGATTCGGACTTCACACAGATGACCAAGCCATCCTCCGTAGCTGAAGCCGAATTCAGTCTCACAGATGGTATGCTAGACTTATCCAACATTGTTGGCGGTCCGAACGGGAACAAACTCTCAGAGAAATACGACCAGGTGCTTTCCAACCTCATCTCGGCCGACGAAGAGGCCAACCCCGACCAAGCCAATGAAGCATTGCAGCAGGCCAGAAAGGACTTGAGGTCTTGCGTAAACCGCAACATGGATGACACAGAAGACATTTATCCTATTAATCTTGTTCCTAGCGACTGGGCTAAAAATCTCTCGGACCCTTCGCAGCAAGATAATGCTGGGGGTTTTCAGAGTCAGCTGCAAGACGCCATCAGCCGACGTAGCTTCCTTCAAGCAAGGAAGGACGATCTCATGGCCGCCCTGGGTGGCCTCAAGCCGTTGCAAAAGGCTGCAGATGATGCAAGGGCAGCTGTTGACGCCATAGAAGCGGAAATGGCCAAACTTTTTACTGAATCAGCCATCCAGTGCATAAAGTTATACTTTTCTCAAGCTTGCTCAACAGAACAGGACGATATTGCAGCTATAAGAGGACTAaacgacaagaacaagatcgaACTCAGTACATTGCTCCAGAAGTACCAGGAAGGGCCCCTGAGCGATGAACAGTGGAGATTCCTGCTTGAACTGCAAATGAAACATGTCCAAAATTCCAACGACCTTCTCAAGGCCACCGAAGCACTTAACCGGGCTCAGTTGGAGGTCTTACAGGCCACCCCCCGTGATAAGGGCGTTGAACTTGCTGGCATTAATGATCAGATTGCGTCGTTTACTGTGGAAATTGAGAAGTATCAAAATATGCTCCGAGAAACTGGCCGTCAGAACTACGAGGAAACTCTTCATGCTTTCCAAGGCAATACTTCAACTCCAGGTTGGGAGACCTTGACCATTAACAGTCGGACATCGACGAAGACTCAGTCAAGACTCAGCTGTACTTCGTCTTCGAACCTCTCATGGGCAACCAATCTGTTGTCCTTTAGCGAATCTGGGATCACTAGCTTTACCACTAACGGCCAGAAAAACACGTTGTCTACTGAAAACACCGATGTCAAGGTTGTGTTCAACGCAAAGAAAGTTGCTATCGACAGACCATGGTTCAAGGCCCAGGTACTCGGCAAAAGCACCGACCCTACAGCAAATATCTCAGCAAGTAACGCTGAGGATGTCCGCAAACTATTCGCTAGCGGCTCGATAATCGATATCACTGAGTGTCAGTCACCGGCCTGGACTACTGGCTTCCTTGTTGTCCAGGATATGTGCATTACCCTAACCTCTCATACGACCTTGCAGGGGAGTGAGGTCCAGGACATTGACGACTGTCTATCATTAGGTGGTAGCTTGCTAGCATTTCGAGCTTTCAAGAGTGACACGGATGGGAATCGGGGAGCTGGGTACGGTATAAAGAGTGACGACAAGATTATACAGATCCGTATTTCTGCACCTCAAATTCTTGGCTGGTTCACGCAGATATCTCCATAG
- a CDS encoding hypothetical protein (EggNog:ENOG41): MSSNNQSGATSLKGLDVEHLSAFERALRRILETDIAEQTYAEVLDGLPLSDSYLSFQYPQDGHPALEHEELSEGARERVREFRSNLDISSLLFKTTLVEAFWKSAPGSEEFYLRLVELLAVSCHSFAVDIFQLDEVIEKHKIYDVWRDSPRDMNKWDSFRDPTAFTHGPYIAVDQYPNGPADSVGYWAEARIFGGVIVFDRGEDGTESRQLYFHGCRRKGPRTIYPPTDRQFEQMIQFLLDDSESHDNPFPVLATPQNRWRWDPWDAMAHYNIYRDRFERKVSPSKGKPCVLNSIDWPEIKDDLYLINAMHERLEGKSVDEEEIAAAKEGITKITPSSPLWSDQGQRTYKGI; the protein is encoded by the exons ATGTCCTCGAACAACCAGAGCGGGGCAACTAGCCTGAAGGGCTTGGATGTCGAACATCTCAGTGCATTCGAGCGTGCTTTGCGACGTATACTGGAGACTGATATAGCAGAGCAAACATATGCAGAAGTACTTGATGGCTTGCCATTAAGCGACTCGTATTTGTCTTTCCAATACCCGCAAGATGGTCATCCTGCCCTTGAACACGAGGAACTTTCGGAGGGCGCTCGGGAAAGAGTCCGCGAATTTCGATCAAATCTTGATATCTCATCGCTGTTGTTCAAAACGACT TTAGTCGAGGCCTTCTGGAAATCGGCACCTGGGTCTGAAGAATTCTACTTAAGacttgttgagcttcttgccgtGAGCTGTCATAGTTTTGCTGTTGACATCTTCCAGCTTGATGAAGTCATTGAGAAACATAAAATCTACGATGTTTGGAGAGATTCTCCCAGAGATATGAACAAATGGGATTCATTCCGGGATCCAACGGCCTTTACGCATGGACCTTATATTGCCGTTGACCAATATCCGAATGGACCTGCAGATAGTGTAGGATACTGGGCTGAAGCTAGAATATTCGGTGGCGTCATTGTATTTGATAGAGGCGAGGATGGTACCGAG AGTCGACAACTATACTTCCACGGTTGCCGCCGCAAAGGACCACGAACGATATACCCTCCGACAGACCGGCAATTCGAACAAATGATTCAATTCCTTCTGGATGATAGTGAAAGTCATGATAACCCGTTCCCTGTTCTAGCGACACCGCAGAACCGTTGGCGCTGGGATCCGTGGGATGCAATGGCGCATTACAATATCTACCGCGATAGGTTTGAGCGAAAAGTCAGCCCCAGTAAAGGGAAGCCATGCGTTCTGAACTCTATCGACTGGCCCGAAATCAAGGATGACCTATACCTCATCAACGCGATGCATGAGCGGCTGGAGGGGAAGTCCgtggatgaagaggagatcgCTGCGGCTAAAGAAGGGATAACCAAGATTACTCCATCATCGCCGTTATGGTCAGACCAAGGACAGCGGACATACAAGGGAATCTAG
- a CDS encoding hypothetical protein (EggNog:ENOG41), translating to MRLVGLVVALAALAEAQFPETPGANGEPTTTTLHPLPFETTSSDIPVFDKTTSSDIAFPETSTGVPVSDIVSTSTDVLPELPESKSTDIAVDSTSTANGESPLDSISSGNVPIEQPTTGTELPTGHETTTQQSPAIDTTTSQEPPIAEVTTQQPPALYTTTTVQTPVIEPTSQQPPAQDSTTEQLTSLDTTSQPFVGEETTSTQAPVVVITSSEQPVEVPSTTEKPEDPKPTTTEQEEAEPTSKDEESDPKSEDSDNDDPKTKDETDPEPTTKQDEAPITVPPAAVTAEPQETIFGVSDNTLHSTKDSDGNDVVVPVLFGPSCLIFCEHAGKDNGPGGIVLWGIGPAPGSYVLPPLPGITPAPSAVILEGGVPTPVGTQTPEDPNDQEDDDDDDDDDKSTAESTAPSTTEASTTELPQLSMGVETVVVNVDATPATGATSSEATTEAASTEASTETTGLAQLSMGVDTVVVDVDATPTTGETTETSVTTSTETTEATTQTTELPQLSMGVDTVVVDVDATATTGGTTETSAESATTEGSSTEISETTETQDTTSAEMTSTEAATAESTTVGPTSTETSVQSTTFATSTTTKEPEREYPCIIHANPGIDPYCACETTVSGKGFYVSTDLISSSCADYTTFPSSIATDAFEPKVTEKPDPEPYIKTDDGTVVSYPDRTVKVGNYPGGKYTYTQGVGDGVTLETPLPTQTDANNKGSSQCGSIDDACDRALNDGFDDETTYTDYVSRYARIKSGMIMLASFGQAGCTAQFKCDDYGLGMKGKDIKDA from the exons ATGCGTCTGGTCGGTCTTGTCGTAGCCCTCGCCGCATTGGCGGAGGCGCAATTCCCAGAAACTCCTGGAGCCAATGGTGAACCTACCACCACGACTCTTCACCCTCTTCCCTTTGAGACTACTTCATCTGATATTCCTGTCTTCGATAAGACGACTTCTTCAGATATTGCATTTCCAGAAACCAGCACAGGTGTCCCGGTTTCTGATATTGTGTCTACTTCGACCGATGTCTTGCCTGAGCTGCCTGAGTCCAAGAGCACCGACATTGCGGTTGACAGTACTTCTACTGCTAATGGCGAGTCGCCTCTTGACTCGATATCCTCAGGTAATGTCCCTATTGAACAACCCACTACTGGGACAGAACTGCCCACTGGTCATGAGACTACGACTCAACAGTCACCAGCTATCGACACTACAACGTCGCAGGAGCCCCCCATAGCAGAAGTAACTACTCAGCAACCTCCTGCCCTCTATACTACCACCACTGTTCAGACACCTGTTATCGAGCCTACTAGCCAGCAGCCTCCTGCTCAAGACTCCACAACTGAGCAACTGACATCGCTGGATACCACTTCCCAACCttttgttggagaagagactACCAGTACCCAGGCGCCTGTTGTCGTCATCACTTCCTCAGAACAGCCTGTTGAGGTGCCATCAACGACTGAGAAGCCTGAGGACCCCAAGCCTACTACTACTGAGCAGGAGGAAGCTGAGCCTACTAGTAAAGATGAGGAGTCTGATCCTAAGTCTGAAGACTCAGACAATGATgaccccaagaccaaggatgaGACTGACCCTGAGCCCACCACCaagcaagatgaagctcCTATCACAGttcctcctgctgctgtcACTGCTGAGCCCCAAGAGACCATATTTGGTGTCAGCGATAACACTCTGCATAGCACCAAGGATAGTGATGgcaatgatgttgttgtccCTGTCCTCTTTGGCCCCTCCTGCCTGATCTTTTGTGAGCATGCTGGCAAAGACAATGGTCCTGGCGGCATTGTTCTTTGGGGTATTG GGCCTGCACCTGGAAGCTACGTCCTTCCCCCTCTCCCTGGCATCACTCCAGCTCCATCAGCTGTCATCCTCGAAGGAGGTGTACCAACACCAGTTGGGACTCAGACACCCGAGGATCCTAATGatcaggaagatgatgacgatgacgatgacgatgacaagAGTACTGCTGAGTCTACCGCACCTTCCACTACTGAGGCTAGCACCACTGAGCTGCCTCAGCTATCGATGGGCGTTGAGACGGTCGTAGTGAACGTTGATGCTACTCCTGCCACCGGTGCCACCTCCAGTGAAGCTACGACGGAGGCCGCCAGCACTGAAGCATCTACCGAGACTACTGGGCTTGCCCAATTGTCTATGGGCGTGGACACCGTCGTCGTAGACGTCGATGCGACTCCAACAACTGGAGAAACTACTGAAACTTCTGTCACTACTTCTACTGAGACCACTGAGGCTACCACTCAGACGACTGAGCTTCCTCAGCTGAGCATGGGAGTCGATACGGTcgttgtcgatgttgatgctaCCGCTACTACAGGAGGCACCACTGAGACCTCGGCTGAGTCTGCCACTACCGAAGGGTCGAGCACTGAGATTTCCGAGACCACGGAAACTCAGGATACCACTTCTGCCGAGATGACTTCAACAGAGGCCGCAACTGCTGAGTCGACGACAGTAGGACCTACATCTACTGAGACTTCTGTGCAGTCTACTACTTTCGCTACCTCCACCACTACCAAGGAGCCTGAACGCGAGTATCCTTGCATCATTCACGCCAATCCCGGCATTGATCCTTACTGCGCCTGTGAGACTACAGTCAGTGGCAAGGGATTCTATGTTTCCACTGATTTGATCTCATCGTCCTGCGCCGACTACACGACCTTCCCTTCCTCTATCGCTACCGATGCTTTTGAGCCCAAGGTGACCGAGAAGCCCGATCCTGAGCCTTACATCAAGACCGATGATGGAACAGTGGTTTCTTACCCCGACCGCACAGTCAAAGTTGGAAACTACCCTGGTGGAAAGTATACTTACACCCAGGGTGTCGGAGACGGCGTCACGCTCGAGACTCCTCTGCCCACGCAGACTGATGCGAACAACAAGGGCTCTAGTCAGTGCGGTAGCATCGATGATGCATGTGACCGTGCTTTGAACGATGGTTTTGATGACGAGACGACATACACGGACTATGTATCGCGCTATGCTAGGATCAAGAGCGGCATGATCATGCTCGCGTCGTTTGGCCAAGCTGGTTGCACGGCCCAGTTCAAGTGCGATGACTATGGTCTCGGAATGAAGGGCAAGGATATCAAGGATGCGTAA
- a CDS encoding hypothetical protein (EggNog:ENOG41): protein MSMPRDFTVNGVGLLGISVQHADLTIEPMQENSLEFTGLAFSIHAGLSLLEKPQGREALYRLGATVAREWRRSRTFVFRGDVNRMEEYVNEFLRALRADFPRVIVGNVGGPEVVAEARRMPGGGWDGNLSHFLPKKAGGIFFNQTRVAEMANASRLGGHKGSQERKMAARHRSYLFMFAVATLHELTHLFVAYLAQGSDDPSSYTPPNVSYLNYVGLIDPQTNRPMTGESGRWIEGYLFGGSIEFYRDVSDDNGQTGIPHVLDAQALARKIHPDCILELVTRLQGQYHFEIRIFAIKALIGFLSLQWVMLSLSQRGDLAGY from the exons ATGAGCATGCCACGAGACTTTACCGTCAATGGAGTCGGCCTATTGGGCATAAGTGTTCAGCACGCGGATCTGACAATCGAGCCAATGCAAGAAAACAGTCTGGAGTTCACAGGA TTGGCCTTTTCCATCCATGCTGGGCTCTCATTACTTGAGAAGCCGCAAGGCCGTGAGGCTCTGTATAGACTAGGAGCAACAGTTGCTCGAGAATGGCGCCGTAGTCGAACCTTTGTCTTCCGTGGAGACGTCAATCGTATGGAAGAATATGTCAATGAGTTCTTGCGGGCTCTGCGTGCTGATTTTCCTCGTGTCATCGTTGGCAACGTTGGAGGCCCAGaggttgttgctgaggcAAGACGTATGCCTGGCGGTGGATGGGATGGAAATCTCAGCCACTTCTTGCCCAAGAAAGCTGGAGGTATCTTCTTCAATCAGACT AGGGTCGCCGAAATGGCGAACGCTTCACGGCTTGGGGGTCACAAAGGCTCCCAGGAAAGAAAGATGGCTGCCCGTCATCGATCATATCTGTTCATGTTCGCGGTCGCGACACTGCACGAGCTGACTCATCTCTTCGTGGCCTATCTAGCTCAGGGAAGCGATGACCCCAGTTCATACACTCCTCCTAATGTTTCCTACCTCAACTACGTAGGACTCATAGATCCTCAAACCAACCGTCCCATGACTGGCGAATCTGGACGCTGGATCGAAGGTTACCTATTTGGGGGCTCCATCGAGTTCTACAGAGACGTTTCGGATGATAACGGCCAG ACTGGCATCCCACATGTTCTTGACGCTCAGGCTCTGGCGAGAAAGATACATCCTGATTGCATTTTAGAGCTTGTCACACGACTTCAAGGTCAGTATCATTTCGAAATCCGAATCTTT GCAATCAAGGCTTTAATCGGTTTCCTTTCACTACAATGGGTAATGCTCTCACTCTCGCAACGAGGCGATCTCGCGGGCTACTGA
- a CDS encoding hypothetical protein (EggNog:ENOG41), which translates to MRSDYDIRNLMYGAQMAAEFDFYEGEPEPRLEPLLLDTRPLASNCRPQKTMLLLKLAKGTIKGRTDPGILDCVRKFTFKPDPCQVRAVHSGVWRRFQEDRGKEYGGTAEIKEKCAEIFKLIQHTVALNFKAMRNLETLVWDLNFPLNKDTWLLLACSTAHNLLINDTLIAESFSLGPPLTPPSWPLRSLVLMNFRLVGSWDQENSQRGVPLRPNPTHGFFKSLFQLCSPTLESLTWESWHPEALEPLSLSWDRLEVLSQTAKLRIRPGLDIMDRPSFPSFLSAPLKSLELRHSSVRLFEDIISSHVEEPYRDLEELVVKVADNLQLITELILKPNGLKKFWVTQSYDM; encoded by the exons ATGCGTTCCGACTATGATATCAGGAACCTTATGTACGGTGCCCAAATGGCGGCCGAATTCGACTTTTATGAGGGCGAGCCTGAGCCCCGCCTTGAGCCCCTACTTCTAGACACTCGGCCTCTTGCGTCCAACTGCCG TCCCCAAAAGACCATGCTTCTGCTCAAACTCGCCAAGGGGACGATTAAGGGCCGCACCGATCCCGGCATCCTAGACTGTGTGCGGAAATTCACATTCAAGCCCGACCCATGCCAGGTTCGCGCTGTTCACAGTGGCGTCTGGCGCAGGTTCCAAGAAGATCGCGGTAAAGAGTACGGAGGGACTGCTGAAATTAAGGAAAAATGTGCAGAGATCTTTAAACTGATCCAACATACTGTGGCCCTCAATTTCAAGGCCATGCGCAACCTCGAGACCCTGGTCTGGGATTTGAATTTCCCACTAAATAAAGACACCTGGTTGCTCTTGGCCTGCTCTACAGCCCATAACCTTCTTATCAACGACACCCTCATCGCCGAGAGTTTTTCTCTAGGGCCTCCTCTGACCCCGCCGTCCTGGCCTTTGCGATCTCTCGTTCTGATGAATTTCAGGTTGGTGGGCTCCTGGGACCAAGAGAATAGTCAACGTGGCGTACCACTGCGACCTAACCCCAcccatggcttcttcaaaAGTCTTTTCCAGCTTTGCTCCCCAACTCTCGAATCACTGACCTGGGAGAGTTGGCATCCCGAGGCTTTGGAgcctctctccctctcttggGACCGACTCGAGGTCCTTTCCCAAACTGCGAAGCTCCGAATCAGGCCTGGTCTCGATATAATGGATAGACCAAGCTTtccttctttcctttctgCGCCACTCAAGTCCCTTGAACTACGTCACTCGTCTGTTCGGTTGTTTGAGGATATCATTAGTTCCCATGTTGAAGAGCCATATCGGgatcttgaggagcttgttgtTAAAGTTGCTGATAATCTGCAGCTTATCACAGAATTGATCCTCAAGCCTaatggcttgaagaagtttTGGGTTACTCAAAGTTACGACATGTAG